The DNA sequence GTTCTTTCAAATGTTCATATTCACTGGAATTCCTAAATTCCAAAATGTCCACTAAACCAGACTTGGCGATGCTGGTGATCACCACTTGCAGCAAATCATCAAATAATTCCCAGAGCCGCTCCGCTACATTCTTCTCTATGAGTTCGTCCTTGATTTCCGCAAATAATCCTTCTAAGGATTCGTAGGCGTTTACTCGTCGAAAATAGGCTAGGAGTGTATAGAGGAGATAGCAGGTCGTGATATGGGCAATCTGCGCATCGAAATCCCTCGATTGACAAGTCCCGAGCTTCAAATGCTGCTTGGCTTCCTTAAAAAAGACTTCGATGGTCCAACGGATACTGTAAATCTCCAACATACTCAATAAACTAAGAGATATATCCGTCGAGAGGAACAGTCTAAATTTCTTTTGATAGGGAAACCGGCAAAAATACAGTTTGATTTGTCCGATTCCTTCATAATCAACAAGGACTTCGAAATAACGGATATTCCGTTTCCTACAGCGTTTTTCGTTTCCCTCACTTTTGAGGACCGATTTTAATTGGCTGGCATTAAGGGAAGTCTCTTTGTAGCGATACTTCCTCGTATCTTGCCGAACACCACAGACCAAATGCATCGATTTTTTGTCTAATCCTCGAATCGTTTGAATGAACTCGTAACTGCTGAACCAGCTGTCAACCAGGACATATTTAGCCTTAAACCCCTGTTTTACCGCCCGTTTTATCATATCCAGACCGTTCGAAATTTTGCTAACATGGCATTCTCTGATCCGTTTAGCCCCAGCAGATTTGGGGTCTCGTTGCTTTTTGAACCGTTCTTTACGGTGCCTTGCCTTTTTTAAGGGCTTTTCCACTTGTAAAGTGAAGTCTATAGGCGTGAGGCTTTTACCATCGAAGAAACCAAGGGTTAAATTTTTAAAGCCTAATTTGCTACCTTTCTTCCCTGCAACATGGTCAAACACCTGGGTCATTTGTTCAATTCTTCGACCTGTCTTAGCAAGAGTTGTATCATCTAGAATGAAAGCGGACTTTTCATCCACTTCGTTCGTAGGATTAACCAATCGTTGAAACTGTTTGGATATACCGATCAGCAATGCTCTCCAAGGCATTTTTTCATTGTTCTTCAGTCGATATATGGAATCTTTCTTCATAGTAGTAACCTTTTGGAAATCGCTTTTATATAACGCGTGGACACTTTTCAGTAACATTAGGGGCAACATCAACATTAGTGAGAGGATTTCCGCGGAACTGTAACCATCCTGTTTCAGAAAACCAACTTTGCGGCAAAGCGTTTTAAGCTTGAACGTCTTCATAACTTCACATATAATATTGTTAATCGAATAGCCGTGATTTTGGAGTACGTTTTCAATTTCTTTGACAGGTTTCCGCATGATAACACCTCATTTTTGGTTGATTTGGAGTAGCATCTTATTATACCAAAAACCTAGTGTTCATGCGGATTTTTATCGTTTTTTCGTCTTATTCTAAGCCGAATTTTCGGCTGTTTTATGGGTGCGAAACTTCAGATACTTGTACCAGGCTGTTCAGTTCTCCTCGTATTTCTGTCTGCAGATCAATTTGAAAATCAGGTTTAAGCTTGCAGTGGTATTTTTTCAGCTCATGCTTCATCAAAACATCAATTCTTTTGACCAAATCTTCCACGGTAAACTTATCTGAGCCTGCGTAGTTCATCTGTACCGCCTGACCCTTAACTGCACTGATAATGTCTGTCATATAGGAACAGTATGGCTTCATCTTATCGAGCCATTCCTGCATCTCTTTCGCAATCTCATAATGATCGGCAGGTGATACAGCTTGATCTTCAATAGATTCCTTGTATTCATTCGTTAAATCCTTGAGTGCTTCGATACCTCCGGCAATCGACATAATCGGTGTTTTCAGGTTATGGGCGATTCCGCCGATCAGCTGGCCAAGCGAAGCCAGCCTCTCCTGTTCCAGAATGATAGCCTGATTTTCTTTCATCGATTCAATATTCGCTTTTTCTTTTTCCTGGATTTTATTGAAGGCAATAATTAGATCTCCGATTTCGTCATTGGAGGTGATCGCCAGCTTCTGATCGAGGTCAACGTTAACGCCATGCGAAATGTCGGAGAGGTTTTTGGCCACCCTTGAAACGTCTTCACCGAGGGACCTGGAAAAGTAGTTTAAGACGATAAAGTTAATCATGAACAGCAGGATGAAGCTTACAGAAAAATAAACAATCGTATTATAGGAAGAAATGTCATATTTAATACCAATAATATAATCGCCGTTAGGACCTGGAACTCTTACAGATGTTCCCTGAGACTCGACTGTATAGTCTTCATAAATTCTTCCCTCGTAATTGCTCGATACTTCAATGGCATATTTAATAAAGAAATCACTCGCATTTTTATCATCTAGGGAAATATATTCTCCCGCCGGTGTAATAATAAATCTGGAATCATGTTCTTTATTCAACAAGACAATCTGGCTTAAAGCCTCTTTTACCTTTTTTTCATCATAAGTCTTCATGGTGACATTCGTTTTTAGCTTCTCTGAATACATTCTATAGATAAGATCGCCTTTTTCAGTGATCAATCTGGAATAACCCACTAGAGATGTGAATAATATTGCAATGATAATTGTTGGCAAAACGTGAAGCATGATTTTTCTTCGAATGCTTAGATTGATTCCTTGAAGCTCATTATTGACAGAAGTTTTTAAAAGGACATTGGTAAACATCCTTTTAGAGAAAATAAAAGAAAAAAGTGCTGCCAGTGTTGCGAAAGAAAACACCAGAATAACAATTCTATAGATCAGTGTTAACGGGTGGCTTCCTGTTATAAATAGTATGATAAACAAGACAATTAGCGATACGACGATTTGCCCGAAATAAATAGTATAGGGCATGTTAATACATTTTTTCCTGATTTTCTGCAGTTTCAGACGTGACTCCTCAGAATTATTTGCTGCTAAAGAATCCCACTGATCAATATTGGAAAGTGACAATTTAAAAAATATGAAGCTTGGAATAATAATTAAGAACGTAATGATAATGAACTGGGTATTATAGGATATATACGATACGTCAACATCAAAGTTAGAATTTATGGACCCTGGCGGATAGTTGAATATAAATGGAATGAGGAAATATAACGCGAGTACCGTGCAAAGAATGACGAGCGTATAGATAAGCGTTATCTGCAGACTTATCCTCTTTTGAAAAGATTCTTTCATCTTTTTTAACATACAATATTCCTTCTGATCTGATTTTTATTTAGATAATTGATCTTGCTCATATAACGAATAATTTGTGAAATATAAGCCTGATCAATATCCGGCCAGTCAAAATCCGCTTGACCCAATACATTCCGAGTGATTTCTGATTTAACATTGACTGTCTGAGAATAAGCAGAAAGATTTCCCTTTAGCAGCTCGTTGACAGCAGGACTGATGTTATGCTCTTTCATATTCTTTTCAACAATTTGAACAAAAACATCATTTGGAACAACTTCAATATCAATGCCCAGGCTATTTAACATCTCAACTATATTGGTAAGGCTGACCGTTTTATGATTAAACAAATGGAAAATACGTGTTCCGGCAGATAAATTGATTAGCCTGGCTATCGCTTCACTGCAACAATCAACCGGAGTAAATTCCAATTGTTCATCCGCCCAGATTCTCGGAACAAAACCAAGCTCAGTAATTGCTTTGATCCTCTCGTAGAAACCATTCTCCTGAATGTTTTTCTGAAACTGTCCGTCATTGTAACGACCAGTCAAAACGCCGATGCGATAAACATCCGCCTTCAAACCATTTTTGACGTTCTGGTAAATAAATCGTTCCGATTCAAACTTGCTTTTTACGTAAACGTTCCCGCTGTAATCCTGTCCGATATATAAATCAGATTCTGTAAAATCTACCTTTTCCTCGTGGATATTATTTGTAAGATAGTTTCCGGAGACTGTGATCGAGGAAATATAATTCAAACGGATATTCCCCTGCAGACAGAAGGCCGCCACTCTTTCCGTACCTTTAATGTTGACATCCATATAGTCTTCATAAAATCCGTAATGTTTCACGATTGCGGCCGAATGAATGACCAGATCAATCTTTTCCAGAAGGTATTGATAACTATTGCCGTCTAGCCCAAACTGATCCTGCGCAATATCACCGGGAATAATAATAATCCGTTGGTTTATCTCCTGACTGTATCTTCCGTTGAAATAAAAGTCCAGTTGTTTCCGCAGTTTATCTTCCGCTTCGTAAATCGTTTTTCCTCTCAGTAAACAGTAAATATTACAGTCTTTTTGCTTAAGAAGCTGTTCAAGCAAATGTATCCCTAGAAAGCCGGTAGCTCCAGTAAGCAGGACATGTTGTGCCTTCTTGATGCAGGGCTTAATATCATAATCAAGTGCAATATCTTTGACAGGATCATCCTTGATTTTCATGCTATCTATGATGTTTTTAGCTGATTCCATGCCATCGGATATTTGTCTGATCGTCTGATATTCATAAAGATCCTGAATCCCGATATGAATCCCTTTTTTCATCAACAGGACTTGAAGCTGGACAACCGTAAGTGAGTCTCCACCTAGATCAAAAAAATTATCATCAATACCAACAGATTTTCTGCCCAGCAAAGAGCACCAGACTTTCGCAATTGTCCTTTCTGTTGAATTTCTTGGCGGAACAGGTTTTGCTGCATTTTCTTCATACTCAGGCAGTGAATTCCTGTCAATCTTATTATTTGGGGTTTTGGGAATAAAATCAACCGGGATAATATAACTTGGGATCATATAGTCAGGCAGATACTGTGCTAAATAGGCCTTTAGCTCAATACTGCCTATTTCAGTATCTGCAATAATATAAGCACATATTACTTTACTATTGTTTGAATTTTCTTTGACAACCGCAACTGCTTCCCTGATATTAGGATGTTGAAGAAGTTTGTCTTCAATTTCACCAAGCTCGATTCGGTATCCTCTGATTTTTATTTGATAATCAGTCCTTCCCAGATATTCAATATCCCCTTCCGGGTACCACCTGGCAAGGTCCCCTGTTTTATAAATTCTTTCTCCGGGAAGAAAAGGATTGGCAATAAAGCGTTCAGCGGTTATATCGTCTTTTCCAAAATAGCCTTTCGAGACACCCGTTCCACTGATAAACAGATCCCCTGGAATTCCAATTGGCAGTAAATTCATATGGTGGTCAAGGATATAAACTTGCGTATTAGCAATAGGTTTACCGATATGAGGCTTCCTTTCATAAGTAACATCGGCCATAGTCGACCAAATCGTAGTTTCGGTCGGCCCATATAAATCATATATTTTTGCTGAGGACGATACGACTCTTTTTAAATCGTTTAATACAGCACCAGACATTGCTTCCCCAGTCACTAAAATATCAGTAAGATTTCTTATCCCCGTAAGATCCAGATCGCTGCTCAGCAGCAGCTGAATCCTCGAAGGTGTAGCTTGAAATATATTAACTGAAGTTTCGCACCCATAAAACAGCCGAAAATTCGGCTTAGAATAAGACGAAAAAACGATAAAAATCCGCATGAACACTAGGTTTTTGGTATAATAAGATGCTACTCCAAATCAACCAAAAATGAGGTGTTATCATGCGGAAACCTGTCAAAGAAATTGAAAACGTACTCCAAAATCACGGCTATTCGATTAACAATATTATATGTGAAGTTATGAAGACGTTCAAGCTTAAAACGCTTTGCCGCAAAGTTGGTTTTCTGAAACAGGATGGTTACAGTTCCGCGGAAATCCTCTCACTAATGTTGATGTTGCCCCTAATGTTACTGAAAAGTGTCCACGCGTTATATAAAAGCGATTTCCAAAAGGTTACTACTATGAAGAAAGATTCCATATATCGACTGAAGAACAATGAAAAAATGCCTTGGAGAGCATTGCTGATCGGTATATCCAAACAGTTTCAACGATTGGTTAATCCTACGAACGAAGTGGATGAAAAGTCCGCTTTCATTCTAGATGATACAACTCTTGCTAAGACAGGTCGAAGAATTGAACAAATGACCCAGGTGTTTGACCATGTTGCAGGGAAGAAAGGTAGCAAATTAGGCTTTAAAAATTTAACCCTTGGTTTCTTCGATGGTAAAAGCCTCACGCCTATAGACTTCACTTTACAAGTGGAAAAGCCCTTAAAAAAGGCAAGGCACCGTAAAGAACGGTTCAAAAAGCAACGAGACCCCAAATCTGCTGGGGCTAAACGGATCAGAGAATGCCATGTTAGCAAAATTTCGAACGGTCTGGATATGATAAAACGGGCGGTAAAACAGGGGTTTAAGGCTAAATATGTCCTGGTTGACAGCTGGTTCAGCAGTTACGAGTTCATTCAAACGATTCGAGGATTAGACAAAAAATCGATGCATTTGGTCTGTGGTGTTCGGCAAGATACGAGGAAGTATCGCTACAAAGAGACTTCCCTTAATGCCAGCCAATTAAAATCGGTCCTCAAAAGTGAGGGAAACGAAAAACGCTGTAGGAAACGGAATATCCGTTATTTCGAAGTCCTTGTTGATTATGAAGGAATCGGACAAATCAAACTGTATTTTTGCCGGTTTCCCTATCAAAAGAAATTTAGACTGTTCCTCTCGACGGATATATCTCTTAGTTTATTGAGTATGTTGGAGATTTACAGTATCCGTTGGACCATCGAAGTCTTTTTTAAGGAAGCCAAGCAGCATTTGAAGCTCGGGACTTGTCAATCGAGGGATTTCGATGCGCAGATTGCCCATATCACGACCTGCTATCTCCTCTATACACTCCTAGCCTATTTTCGACGAGTAAACGCCTACGAATCCTTAGAAGGATTATTTGCGGAAATCAAGGACGAACTCATAGAGAAGAATGTAGCGGAGCGGCTCTGGGAATTATTTGATGATTTGCTGCAAGTGGTGATCACCAGCATCGCCAAGTCTGGTTTAGTGGACATTTTGGAATTTAGGAATTCCAGTGAATATGAACATTTGAAAGAACTATTTGAGAATTCTTTTCTTAGTAATCAGCTTATAGCCCTTAAAAATGCCAGTTAATCGGTAATAATCAGAAGGAACCACTGGCATTAGGATACCTTTAAATTAGAGATACAAGGGTTTTGAGGGGTGCGAAAACTTCAGTATTAATATCATGATCATACATTACCTTATTAAGTTCTTCCGGAATAATCTGCTGCTTTTCGTTCGCGATTACGATTGTGAGCCCCCTGCTGAGAGGCAGTAAAGATTCCGCAACAAAAATATCAAACGAAATGGTTGTGACTGACAGCATGACCTTCTCGGGAGAAAAGTCAATCTTTGCCGTTATTGCTGAAATCAGATTCACGACGGCTGAATGCTGGACCATGACACCCTTGGGCTTTCCAGTCGAACCGGAGGTATAAATCAGATAGGCAATATCCTGTGGTGTATTGACTTTCTGCAGGTTAGCTACTCCGGTCAGTTGTTCATTGTTACTAAAAACGTCGATAATTTCCCCGTTGAAATGGATCTCTTTCATGAGTTTCTGACAGGTTAACAGAATAGCAGTATGGCTATCCTCGAGCATATAATCAATTCGCTGGGACGGATAGTCCGGATCAATCGGCAGGTAAGCACCGCCTGCTTTCAGTACTGCCAGGATCGCTATCATCATCTCCAGAGAACGCGGAACAAAGATTCCTACAAATTTGTTAGGCCCAACGCCTTTGTCCCTGAGCACTTTAGCAAGCCGGTTCGCTCTTTGATTCAACTCATAGTAGGAAATACTGCTCTCCTCAAAAACCAATGCTGTCTTGGCCGGCGTTTTTTCTGCTTGTTCTTCGAATAACTGGGCAACCGTTTTGTTGTGAGGGAAGAATAATCCGGTGTCATTGAACTCACACAGGATTCTCTGCTTTTCCTTCTCTGAAATCATCTCTAGTCTGGAGATTTTTTTCAGGGAATTGTCCAGCGCATGCCAGAGAATCCTCAGCACATGGTCATGAATAAATTCAATTTCCTTACTATAGAAAAGATCCGTCAGATAGTCATAGTCAATAATGATATTGCCGTCGTCTTCGCGTTCGTTAATATGAATATAAAGTGATTCTGTCTGGTGACCGCAAAAATGCCATCTGCCCTCACAGCTATTGATATCACTATTCTTAATAAATTTGGCATTTTGGTAAGATACGGCAATTTCATATAATTTTTCGATACTTCTGTTGTGTTTTCTGACATGTTTTAAAATTTCATCATACGGATATTTTTGATGCCTCAGAATATCCATCCAGTTTCTGGTCAGCTTATGGCAGAAATCCTGAAAATTCGTATCATTATCGATATTAACCCTAAGCGGTATCGTGCTGATGAACATTCCGACTGTTTTCTTTTCCCGAGCATTGGCTCGGTTCAGTACTGGCACCCCAAGAACAATATCTTCTTTATTGGATATTCTGTTGATATAAATACAGAGCGCGGAAATATAAAGGGTAAAAATCGATGTTTTATTTTCCAGGCAGTATTGAGAAATTTTTCTGGACAATTTATTTGGAATTTTAAACGTTTTTCTGACAGCTTCAGTATGGTTCATCTTGGCTGCTTTGCTTTTCAGCGTGGTCATTTCTGGTGTATCCGTAAAGACATTCTCCCAGTATTCCTTATCTTTGATATACCTGGGAGAATGCAGATATTCAAGCTCACTATTGACATATTCTAAATAAGAAGGATCATTTTCCTGTTCATAGGAAACGCCTTCTTCCAGCATATTGTAATTCTCCATAATTTTATTGCCTATATAAACAACAGTCCACCCATCAGAAATCAGATGGTGGATTTTGCAGTATATCACATTCTCTTTTTCGCTGATTTTAATGATAGAAAAATAAACCAGTGGGCTGTCGTTAATGGTAAATGGTTTTTTGGTTTCCTCCTGATCCCAGGCATACAGCCGTTTGAGGCCGCCGCCTTCGCTGAAATCGAATAAATCTATTTTCGCATATGCAAATTCGGCAACATATTGGAATACCTGTCCGTCTTTTTCCCTAAACCTGAGCCTGAGCGCTTCATTTTTCTCGATCACAAGGTTGATGGACTTTTCGAGAAGCCTGAGATCTATGCTGTCTTTAATTTTCAGGGTTGAAGCAATATTGCCGATACTGGTTCCTGGATGAAGTTTCTCTAAATACCAAATACTTCTTTGCGGGATTGATAATGGATAATACTCGACCATAAAACAGCAGCCCTCCATAAATCTGCAAATTTCCCCTTACTCTGTCAGCCATAAAAATCTGAATATCGGATGGTTACTACATGAACCTTGGGACTGAATTCTTTTTCGCAGCCGCATGCTGCCACAGCGTAACCTGGATCAAATGGGTAAATATGAAAGTACAGCCCTTCATTCGGATAAGAAAAACTGGCTCCGGCCATACTGGAAAAATCAGCTTCTTTAAGATTACCCGCAAGGCCTGTACCCTTTGCTTTAAAATAGCTTTCTTTAAGCGTCCAAAGTTTAAAAAAGTATTCTGTTTTCCTGTCCAGGCTAAGGTTCGTTAGGAAACTGTTCTCTTGTTCGGTAAAATGCTGCCTGGCGATCTCTGGGTCAACCGGTCTGATTCGTTCGAGATCAACACCTACTTCTTGACTGCTTGTCGCACAAACAACCCATTTCCCGGAATGGGCAACACTGAAATGAAATGCATCCAGATCTTTAACATAAGGCTTGCCATAATCGTTTACACCAAAAGAAATTTCAGCATTTCCTCGAAAATAATTTTCCCTGACGATTTTGCGAATAAGCAGTTCTCCCAGTAAAGATCTTTTTACATCATCTATGTACTTCAACCTGGCCAAACTGCTTTTTCTTTTTCCCGAGATCAATTGCGTATAGGCATTAATCTCATTTTCGCAGATACATGCTAAATTACAACCAAATAGGTTAATCATGGAACATTAATTCTTTATTTTTCCGGAAATTCCTTTAACAAAATCCATATTACGTGTAATTTTCAAGTATATAATTAGGTAGTAAACTTTCTAAAAACCTGTAAATCAAAAAAAGCAGGACGCCCTGAGTCATATTCTAACATTTGAAAATGTGATAAGCAATTTTTTTCGACAATATAAGTCATTTTTTACATTTTCCTTGAAGTTGCTGCAGAAGGTCAGAAAGACAGCGTGGCGCTTATGGCTCATGCTGTCTTTCTGTCTATCGAAGAATCGTTGATTGCCCAACCATCTTAGATTGAATAAGAAAAATGTTATTCAGATCATTTAGAAAACGATCCCCATTGCAATTAAGAGGAGAATGATAACCACTACGATCGCGATGCCGCAGAGGCAACCGCCACCGCCGAATGTTCCGCCGAAAGTACCTGCTCCAACTGCCATGTTTTTCACCTCCTGGTCAAAGAATATCTGATGAACACTGCATGCCAAAATTCAATTTAGAAAATAACGCCCAGAGCAATCAGGATCAGTACTGCAATAGCGATTATGCCAACCCCGGCACCCATTCCGCAACCACGGCCATAACCATAAGAACCGTACATATTTTTCCCCCTCCTCGTATCTTAACTTCTTAAGAACTGACTTCGAGATATCTTATTCAGAAGCCAGGTAAATTGCAACCTTAATTTTCCAATATTTCTATTAATTACTTTATGCATAGTAAAAAGGGAAAGACATATGTCTCCCCCTATCTCTCGGGTTAGTACTATTGTAAATCACGTATTGTCGTGCTAGGAGAGCAGAATAATAAATTCAGAACCTTCTCCGACTTTGCTTCGGACTGTTATTCTACCATTGTGGCCCAGGATAATGACCTTGGCAATCGCGAGTCCCAAGCCATAACCACCCCGCTCCTTCGTTCTGGACTGGTCGGAGCGGTAGAAACGGTCAAAGATGTGCTTCAACTCTTCATTTGTCATACCTGCGCCGGTATCCTTGATACTTATCGCAATGGACTCACCTTCTTTGCTAAGACAAACCGTTATCTGCCCGCCAGCCGGTGTATATTTCATCGCATTGTCCATAAAGATCCGACAGGCCTGTTTCATTAGGTTTCGATCGCCAAACATAGAGATCTCCTGATTGAGCTCATCATTGATTTGATGCCCGGAATCGATGATCTGGGTCTCTTTGATGACTTCCAGGAGCATTTCCGTGAGGCTGAATTCTTCCTTTTGATAGGCGAGCGTACTGTTGTCATGTCTGGCAAGAAACAGCAGTTTGTCAATCAGCTCCTGCATATTCCCGGCTTCATTTTTGATAGCCGTTATTGATTCCTGAAGAACTTCCTGATCGTTTTTTCCCCAGCGGTCCAGCATAACTGCATAGCCCTGTATCACGGCAATCGGTGTCCTTAGCTCATGCGAAGCATCGGATACAAACTGTTTCTGCCTATTATATTGGTCCTCTATTCTGTTCATCATTTCATTAAAAGTAAGTGCCAGTTCCTTCAGTTCATTTTTTGACCCGCCTACATTTAGCCTTAAGTTCAAATTCTGTTCGGAAATTCCCGTTACCGTCTGGGTCATTTCGCGTATCGGTTCAAAAATTCCTCTCCCTGATAAGGCAATCGCAATCAGAGCCAGGAACAAGGACGGTAAAAAGACGAAGAGCATAATCCTGGTGATGAACAGGATATCTGTAATTTCATCCTGAATGTTGGAAAAGATAATCATTCTGCCTGAAGTTCCGGCTGTTTCAAAATCCCTGTTAACGGATATGTAGATGTTTCCTTGATCCTTGGCCAATCCGAGCCAGTACTCAGAACCATATTCCCTCAAATTCTGGTCCGTAGCCATGAGCGTCTGCTGGCCCCGTTCAAAGATACGAAGCGGGGTCTGATGCTCCCGGGAATAGGTTTCCAGTTCTGAAAAACCGCTGCTGTCCGTGCTGAGCACCTTCTGGATCTCCAAATAATCCTGCTTAACCGTTTCCTGGATTCTAAATCCGCCATAGATCAAAATAACGATAAGGCCGGCTCCCAACACTGTCCGCAAAAGTATGCCTGTATACCTCAAGGAAAGCTTTAAGCGAATGGAATAAGCGATCCTTTCCTGGATAAACGCATAAAGAAGCATAAAAAGATAAACCGGGAAAAAGATCACCTTGAGAATGTTTTTGGATATGCCCTTATCCGCTTTATTTTTCGTCTTCATATTTAAAAAGATACCCGACCCCTCTTACGGTGTGAATCAGTACGGCATTATATTTTTGGTCAATTTTATTGCGCAGGTACTTGATATAGACATCGGTGACATTGGTGTCTCCATAGTAGTCATATCCCCAGACATGGTCGAGAATTTTTTCGCGCGACAATACAATGCCTTTATTCTCCATCAAATATTTTAGAAGCTCAAATTCTTTCTTGGAGAGGGATATGTCTACCCCCTGATAGGTAACCCGATATTCATCCTTAAACAAAATCAACGGCCCAGCCGTGATCACATTATTCTGATCTTCCTTTTTTCCTCTACGCTTCAGGATCACTCTGATTCTGGCTAGCAGTTCTTCTATCGCAAATGACTTGGTCATGTAATCATCTGCCCCACTATCAAGCCCCATCACTTTGTCGGAAACATCATCTTTGGCTGTCAGCATAATAATTGGCATATCTGATACCCGCCTTACTCTCCGGCAGATTTCAATACCGCTGAGGCCGGGAAGCATCAGGTCCAGAATGATCAAATCTGCCTTTCCCGAGACTGCTTTTTCATAGCCTTCTCTTCCATCGTGAGCAAGCTCTACCTCATAACCTTCATGAGCAAGCTCTAGCTCCAGGAACCTGGCTATTTTCACTTCATCTTCAATGACCAGAATTCTGGTTTTCATCCTTTCCTCCGCCCTCAATCAAAGTATTACGACGACTCCATTATAATCGGAAATGAACCTGCAAACAACACAGGTTCATTTCTCATCAGCTCCTATCTCATCACTGGCACCCTGACCATTCATTGATACTAACCAATCGTGATCTCATTGTAGCCGTCTTCTTTTTTATCTTCATTCTTGGGGCCGGCCTCGGCCTGCGGACTGTTTTCTTGTTCTGCAGTCGGCTTTTCCCTCATTTTATCAGCCGCGGTTCTCACTTTGCTGCCAATACCGTCGACAAACTCGTTGATATTAACATCCTGCCCCTTTTCCTTTCTGATCCTAATCCGGTAGCCCATTACGTACAGCAGGATAAAAGCTGCAACATACAGCCCTATGATCGGCATTGTGATCAACACCGCCACAATCAGAATAATGATCGGTATATTTAGGATAATGTTCTGATCCTTTTCAATTATAAATCTTGTGACGCAACCTTTTTGAATCAGTGCCTTCACTTTTTTGCCAAAGCTCTGTTCTTTTTGACAGGTTTTCTGATTGGAGCTTGAATTTGATTTATTCCCATGCATTTTTTCAAAGGCAATGATCGCATCAATCAAATCCCCATCATACTTTTCTAATAATTCTTTGGCTTCCTGATAACTGCAGTTGGTCCTTTTTCTCATCTCATCAATTTGTTCCATACTGATACTCATCATTTTCATCTCCATTTCT is a window from the Dehalobacter sp. DCA genome containing:
- a CDS encoding IS4 family transposase: MRKPVKEIENVLQNHGYSINNIICEVMKTFKLKTLCRKVGFLKQDGYSSAEILSLMLMLPLMLLKSVHALYKSDFQKVTTMKKDSIYRLKNNEKMPWRALLIGISKQFQRLVNPTNEVDEKSAFILDDTTLAKTGRRIEQMTQVFDHVAGKKGSKLGFKNLTLGFFDGKSLTPIDFTLQVEKPLKKARHRKERFKKQRDPKSAGAKRIRECHVSKISNGLDMIKRAVKQGFKAKYVLVDSWFSSYEFIQTIRGLDKKSMHLVCGVRQDTRKYRYKETSLNASQLKSVLKSEGNEKRCRKRNIRYFEVLVDYEGIGQIKLYFCRFPYQKKFRLFLSTDISLSLLSMLEIYSIRWTIEVFFKEAKQHLKLGTCQSRDFDAQIAHITTCYLLYTLLAYFRRVNAYESLEGLFAEIKDELIEKNVAERLWELFDDLLQVVITSIAKSGLVDILEFRNSSEYEHLKELFENSFLSNQLIALKNAS
- a CDS encoding methyl-accepting chemotaxis protein, whose protein sequence is MLKKMKESFQKRISLQITLIYTLVILCTVLALYFLIPFIFNYPPGSINSNFDVDVSYISYNTQFIIITFLIIIPSFIFFKLSLSNIDQWDSLAANNSEESRLKLQKIRKKCINMPYTIYFGQIVVSLIVLFIILFITGSHPLTLIYRIVILVFSFATLAALFSFIFSKRMFTNVLLKTSVNNELQGINLSIRRKIMLHVLPTIIIAILFTSLVGYSRLITEKGDLIYRMYSEKLKTNVTMKTYDEKKVKEALSQIVLLNKEHDSRFIITPAGEYISLDDKNASDFFIKYAIEVSSNYEGRIYEDYTVESQGTSVRVPGPNGDYIIGIKYDISSYNTIVYFSVSFILLFMINFIVLNYFSRSLGEDVSRVAKNLSDISHGVNVDLDQKLAITSNDEIGDLIIAFNKIQEKEKANIESMKENQAIILEQERLASLGQLIGGIAHNLKTPIMSIAGGIEALKDLTNEYKESIEDQAVSPADHYEIAKEMQEWLDKMKPYCSYMTDIISAVKGQAVQMNYAGSDKFTVEDLVKRIDVLMKHELKKYHCKLKPDFQIDLQTEIRGELNSLVQVSEVSHP
- a CDS encoding SDR family oxidoreductase — translated: MRIFIVFSSYSKPNFRLFYGCETSVNIFQATPSRIQLLLSSDLDLTGIRNLTDILVTGEAMSGAVLNDLKRVVSSSAKIYDLYGPTETTIWSTMADVTYERKPHIGKPIANTQVYILDHHMNLLPIGIPGDLFISGTGVSKGYFGKDDITAERFIANPFLPGERIYKTGDLARWYPEGDIEYLGRTDYQIKIRGYRIELGEIEDKLLQHPNIREAVAVVKENSNNSKVICAYIIADTEIGSIELKAYLAQYLPDYMIPSYIIPVDFIPKTPNNKIDRNSLPEYEENAAKPVPPRNSTERTIAKVWCSLLGRKSVGIDDNFFDLGGDSLTVVQLQVLLMKKGIHIGIQDLYEYQTIRQISDGMESAKNIIDSMKIKDDPVKDIALDYDIKPCIKKAQHVLLTGATGFLGIHLLEQLLKQKDCNIYCLLRGKTIYEAEDKLRKQLDFYFNGRYSQEINQRIIIIPGDIAQDQFGLDGNSYQYLLEKIDLVIHSAAIVKHYGFYEDYMDVNIKGTERVAAFCLQGNIRLNYISSITVSGNYLTNNIHEEKVDFTESDLYIGQDYSGNVYVKSKFESERFIYQNVKNGLKADVYRIGVLTGRYNDGQFQKNIQENGFYERIKAITELGFVPRIWADEQLEFTPVDCCSEAIARLINLSAGTRIFHLFNHKTVSLTNIVEMLNSLGIDIEVVPNDVFVQIVEKNMKEHNISPAVNELLKGNLSAYSQTVNVKSEITRNVLGQADFDWPDIDQAYISQIIRYMSKINYLNKNQIRRNIVC
- a CDS encoding IS4 family transposase: MRKPVKEIENVLQNHGYSINNIICEVMKTFKLKTLCRKVGFLKQDGYSSAEILSLMLMLPLMLLKSVHALYKSDFQKVTTMKKDSIYRLKNNEKMPWRALLIGISKQFQRLVNPTNEVDEKSAFILDDTTLAKTGRRIEQMTQVFDHVAGKKGSKLGFKNLTLGFFDGKSLTPIDFTLQVEKPLKKARHRKERFKKQRDPKSAGAKRIRECHVSKISNGLDMIKRAVKQGFKAKYVLVDSWFSSYEFIQTIRGLDKKSMHLVCGVRQDTRKYRYKETSLNASQLKSVLKSEGNEKRCRKRNIRYFEVLVDYEGIGQIKLYFCRFPYQKKFRLFLSTDISLSLLSMLEIYSIRWTIEVFFKEAKQHLKLGTCQSRDFDAQIAHITTCYLLYTLLAYFRRVNAYESLEGLFAEIKDELIEKNVAERLWELFDDLLQVVITSIAKSGLVDILEFRNSSEYEHLKELFENSFLSNQLIALKNAS